GTGCCGCCACAAGACTATGAAATATGTGGAGAAAACGGTTTTTCTGAGTTTCAGATATCCGAGATAGACGCGTTGTTTGATGCCGAAACAATGCCAAACTCTACCTATAGTTATTTTAGGACGACAGATGATGCTGCAAGTGGTACAAACGAGATAACTACGACAACATTTATAAATGAAACTGTAAACCAGCAAACTTTAATTGTTGTAATAGAAAATGCAAGTGAGTGTTACGAAAATTCACAAGTCACCTTATTCTCAAGAGATACACCTATCTTAATGGATGATGAAATTTTGCCGTTATGTGCAGACGGTCAAACACCAAGTGTAATGTTAGATGCTGGAGTTGTACAGGCAAATGCAAACGCAACATACCAATGGTCTAACGGTGCTACAACACCAACGATATCTGTAACAAATGCTGGAGATTATACTGTTACGGTAACAAATACATATGCTAGTGGATTAAGTTGTGCTGCAACGCGTACAATATCAGTTGTAGAAGGTTCTACTGCACAAATCTCAATTTCTTTAAGTGGAGGTTTCCCAAATCAAACGGTGACGGTTAACGCACAAGGGCAAGGAAATTATACCTATGCATTGGATAATAGTAGTGGACCGTATCAGGAATCTAATGTTTTTGAAAATGTTGAACCTGGACAACATACCGTATTTGTGAGAAGTGAGTTTTGTGGAACCACACCGTTTACTTTTGGAGTGCTTAATTTTCCAAAATTCTTCTCGCCAAATGGTGATGGTTTTAACGATGTATGGAGTGTGCTAAATGCAGATAGAAATAATCCAGTAGTGAAGCATATCTATATTTTTGATAGATATGGTAAATTGTTAACTACCCTAAACTCTGCAGCATCTGCTTGGGACGGTACGTTTAATGGCAAGGCTTTGCCTGCTTCAGATTACTGGTTTTTAGCAGAATTTATAGATGGCTTCCAATACCGCAGTCATTTTAGCTTGATTAGATAATCTTTTCTGTAATTTTAAGATATGAAGTTTACAATAGAATCTGAGTACAAGCCAACAGGAGATCAACCTGGTGCAATAAAACAATTAGTGTCTAATATTGAAGAAAATGAACAATATTCTACATTGCTTGGTGTAACAGGTTCGGGTAAAACATTTACGGTTGCAAATGTTATTAAGGAAGTGCAACGCCCAACATTAGTATTGGCGCACAATAAGACATTGGCAGCACAATTATATTCAGAGTTTAAAAGCTTTTTTCCGCATAATGCAATTGAGTACTTTGTTTCGTATTATGATTACTACCAACCAGAAGCTTTTATACCAACATCTGGAACGTATATAGAAAAAGACCTTTCAATTAATGAAGAAATTGAAAAGTTAAGACTAAGTACAACCTCTTCATTATTATCTGGTAGGAGAGATGTGCTTGTGGTAGCTTCAGTTTCTTGTCTATATGGTATTGGTAATCCGGTTGAGTTTCAGAAAAATGTTATTTCTATTAAAAGGGATCAGCAAATTTCTAGAACAGAATTGCTCAAGAAGTTAGTACAAAGTCTTTATAGTAGAACAACTGGAGAATTTAATCACGGTAACTTCAGAATTAAAGGAGACACATTAGATGTTTATCCAAGTTACGCAGATGATGCGTTTCGAATACATTTCTTTGGAGATGAAATAGAAGATATTGAGCAGTTTGATGTGCAGACAAATACTGTTATAGAAAAGTATGAACGCTTAAATATATATCCTGCCAATATGTTTGTGACCTCGCCAGATGTGTTACATAAAGCAATAGACAACATAGCGTTAGACTTAGGAAAACAAACCGAATATTTTAAAGACATAGGGAAACACCTAGAGGCAAAACGTCTTGAGGAACGTACTAATTTTGATCTTGAAATGATTAAGGAATTAGGCTACTGCTCTGGTATAGAAAATTATTCGAGATATTTAGATGGCAGAGAACCCGGAACACGACCATTCTGTTTGTTAGATTATTTTCCGGAAGATTATTTAATGGTTGTAGATGAAAGTCACGTTACTATTCCGCAAGTACATGCAATGTATGGAGGT
This region of Croceibacter atlanticus HTCC2559 genomic DNA includes:
- the uvrB gene encoding excinuclease ABC subunit UvrB, whose protein sequence is MKFTIESEYKPTGDQPGAIKQLVSNIEENEQYSTLLGVTGSGKTFTVANVIKEVQRPTLVLAHNKTLAAQLYSEFKSFFPHNAIEYFVSYYDYYQPEAFIPTSGTYIEKDLSINEEIEKLRLSTTSSLLSGRRDVLVVASVSCLYGIGNPVEFQKNVISIKRDQQISRTELLKKLVQSLYSRTTGEFNHGNFRIKGDTLDVYPSYADDAFRIHFFGDEIEDIEQFDVQTNTVIEKYERLNIYPANMFVTSPDVLHKAIDNIALDLGKQTEYFKDIGKHLEAKRLEERTNFDLEMIKELGYCSGIENYSRYLDGREPGTRPFCLLDYFPEDYLMVVDESHVTIPQVHAMYGGDRSRKENLVDYGFRLPAALDNRPLKFEEFEALQNQVIYVSATPADYELQKTDGVYVEQVIRPTGLLDPIIEVRPSLNQIDDLIEEIQTRVDKDQRTLVTTLTKRMAEELVKYLTRIDIRCRYIHSDVDTLERVEIMQDLRKGIFDVLVGVNLLREGLDLPEVSLVAILDADKEGFLRSNRSLTQTIGRAARHLEGKAIMYADKITDSMQKTIDETEYRRTKQINYNTKHNITPTALKKGIDSALAGKKVEPYKFEKAPTLKAAEEEVAYFTEDQLDKRIREVRKAMEKAAKELDFIEAARFRDEIKMLQQKKENQKV